One genomic region from Nocardia vinacea encodes:
- a CDS encoding RDD family protein produces the protein MSGLFGPRRREPAWVPPEADEGRLILAVFFDVVAAWGVGFAVVARLIPEGVAEPRFVPTGFGCTLAFSFVNHVVGTLAFRGSLGKLLLGLRVVRVVDGHRANSWQAVKRWLVGFVLMAVMALVEDGGGIGEACGVRTVRRRDQRRWDTDPVVSRPARR, from the coding sequence ATGTCAGGTTTGTTCGGGCCGCGTCGGCGGGAACCAGCGTGGGTTCCACCGGAGGCGGATGAGGGCCGGTTGATACTGGCGGTGTTCTTCGACGTCGTCGCCGCATGGGGCGTCGGCTTCGCCGTAGTAGCCCGCCTCATTCCCGAGGGAGTTGCCGAACCCCGCTTCGTGCCAACCGGATTCGGGTGCACGCTGGCGTTTTCGTTCGTCAATCACGTGGTCGGGACGCTGGCATTCCGGGGTAGTCTCGGCAAGCTGCTGCTGGGTCTGCGGGTGGTCCGAGTGGTCGATGGACACCGGGCGAACAGCTGGCAGGCGGTGAAGCGCTGGCTGGTGGGGTTCGTGCTCATGGCCGTCATGGCCTTGGTGGAGGACGGCGGGGGCATCGGTGAGGCATGTGGCGTCCGCACGGTGCGCCGCCGCGACCAGCGACGGTGGGATACGGATCCGGTCGTGTCGCGCCCGGCCCGACGTTGA